A window from Lagopus muta isolate bLagMut1 chromosome 5, bLagMut1 primary, whole genome shotgun sequence encodes these proteins:
- the TMEM150A gene encoding transmembrane protein 150A isoform X2 gives MPAWAILPVMLPAFTITGMWIVNYNQSCGLDSPGSCCTLDHIPLVSKCGTLPPESCFFSLICSLGSFMVILVGLLRYAHVLEHVGPSLLNTLGLAAGWICAAGLTMVGNFQVDHAKVLHYIGAGVAFPTSMLFVFLQSVLTYRAAKTRGHYWTGHLRSILTAMAFVTLVFSGVFFIQESFVLQHVAALCEWVFIIDVLVFYGTFTFEFGAISTDTFLVLLKASRAPKSHKGEDSLPGAEGLPML, from the exons GAACTACAACCAGTCGTGCGGCCTGGACAGCCCCGGCTCCTGCTGCACTCTGGATCACATCCCACTGGTCAG CAAGTGTGGCACCCTGCCTCCTGAGAGCTGCTTCTTCAGCCTCATCTGCAGCCTGGGCTCCTTCATGG TGATCCTGGTGGGGCTGCTTAGGTACGCCCATGTCCTGGAGCACGTTGGGCCATCGCTTCTCAATACCCTGGGGCTGGCTGCCGGCTggatctgtgctgctgggctcacAATGGTGGGCAACTTCCAG GTGGATCACGCCAAGGTGCTGCACTACATTGGGGCAGGGGTGGCCTTTCCCACCAGCATGCTGTTCGTCTTCCTGCAGTCCGTCCTCACATACCGTGCGGCCAAGACCCGCGGGCACTACTGGACCGGCCACCTGCGCAGCATCCTCACGGCCATGGCTTTTGTCACCCTCGTCTTCA GTGGTGTGTTCTTCATCCAGGAGAGCTTCGTGCTGCAGCATGTGGCTGCCCTGTGCGAGTGGGTGTTCATCATTGATGTCCTTGTCTTCTATGGCACCTTCACTTTTGAATTTGGGGCCATCTCCACAGACACCTTTCTGGTGCTGCTGAAGGCAAGCCGGGCCCCCAAGAGCCACAAAGGGGAGGACAGCCTGCCTGGCGCAGAGGGGCTGCCCATGCTTTGA